The following are encoded together in the Streptomyces flavofungini genome:
- a CDS encoding exo-alpha-sialidase produces the protein MPSRLRVRLRPPWSPRLPQLLRSPRRRTVAALTATALTALALPPALGGAARAAGEVRAPFEQQILFKASQDPGYTCFRIPAIVKTTKGTLLAFAEGRVNDCSDAGDIDLVLKRSHDGGRTWGPMRVINEGGGDTHGNPAPVVDRETGRIVLAETYNPGRTDGKNCEVPCERTPHMQYSDDDGQTWSTPRDLSDEILPDSWNSWYATGPVHGIQLSSGRHKGRLVLTVNAESWNGSRVTENHASLVVSDDGGDTWRIGATDSYPISASDGTFRQKPSEMTLTERADGTIYVSGREQDGTDLGHRDHVVSRDGGESFTGSFEASPDLYTPQVQGSTLRFGGRLLLAAPGDPDRRRTMTVRSSYDGGRTWDSFDRSTVVTTDWSGYSDMVAVDDERVGLMYEGGAVDARDEIRFARFTEEWLKPRRGPDPRTSDWAPGARDAAVLGGARPTEGVFGGQALAFDGVDDAVRLPYSPRLPLHSRDFTASLWFRYSATSGEQPLLWMGGVGTGQPQVWLRGEPANNRVTGLITTRDGGSPPRSVSLSTEGAHNDGQWHHIALRRGGGELSLFLDGKRLSRPDIPGSVSRNSPFGVHIGQRMDSRAHFTGAIDQVGVFERALSDEEVTRLGSDRAPSAAVRWNTVAWLPMDRVRPGN, from the coding sequence ATGCCGTCGAGACTCCGTGTACGCCTCAGACCACCCTGGTCCCCCCGGTTGCCCCAGCTCCTGCGATCCCCCAGGCGGCGTACGGTCGCCGCGCTGACCGCCACCGCGCTCACCGCCCTGGCACTGCCGCCCGCGCTCGGCGGCGCGGCGCGGGCCGCGGGCGAGGTGCGGGCTCCGTTCGAGCAGCAGATCCTGTTCAAGGCTTCCCAGGATCCCGGCTACACCTGCTTCCGGATACCAGCGATCGTGAAGACGACGAAGGGAACGCTGCTCGCCTTCGCCGAGGGACGCGTCAACGACTGCAGCGACGCCGGTGACATCGACCTGGTCCTCAAGCGCAGCCACGACGGCGGCAGGACCTGGGGCCCGATGCGGGTCATCAACGAGGGCGGCGGCGACACGCACGGCAACCCCGCGCCCGTCGTCGACCGCGAGACGGGCCGCATCGTGCTCGCCGAGACGTACAACCCGGGCCGCACGGACGGCAAGAACTGCGAGGTGCCGTGCGAGCGCACGCCCCATATGCAGTACAGCGACGACGACGGCCAGACCTGGTCCACGCCGCGGGACCTGAGCGACGAGATCCTGCCCGATTCCTGGAACTCCTGGTACGCCACAGGACCCGTGCACGGCATCCAGCTCAGCAGCGGCCGGCACAAGGGCCGCCTCGTCCTGACCGTCAACGCCGAGTCGTGGAACGGCAGCCGCGTCACCGAGAACCACGCCTCGCTGGTCGTCAGCGACGACGGCGGCGACACCTGGCGCATCGGCGCCACGGACTCGTACCCGATCTCCGCGAGCGACGGCACCTTCCGGCAGAAGCCGTCGGAGATGACCCTCACGGAGCGCGCGGACGGCACGATCTACGTCTCCGGGCGCGAGCAGGACGGCACCGACCTCGGCCACCGCGACCACGTCGTGAGCCGGGACGGCGGTGAGAGCTTCACCGGCTCCTTCGAGGCGAGCCCCGACCTGTACACCCCGCAGGTGCAGGGCTCCACGCTCCGCTTCGGCGGCCGGCTGCTGCTCGCCGCCCCCGGCGACCCGGACCGGCGCCGCACCATGACGGTCCGCTCCTCCTACGACGGCGGCCGCACCTGGGACAGCTTCGACCGCTCCACCGTCGTCACCACCGACTGGTCCGGCTACTCGGACATGGTGGCCGTCGACGACGAGCGGGTGGGCCTGATGTACGAGGGCGGTGCGGTCGACGCCCGCGACGAGATCCGCTTCGCGCGCTTCACCGAGGAGTGGCTGAAGCCGCGCCGCGGCCCCGACCCGCGCACCAGCGACTGGGCGCCGGGCGCCCGGGACGCGGCGGTGCTCGGTGGCGCCCGCCCCACGGAGGGCGTGTTCGGCGGCCAGGCGCTCGCCTTCGACGGCGTCGACGACGCCGTACGGCTGCCGTACAGCCCCCGGCTCCCGCTGCACAGCCGCGACTTCACGGCCTCGCTGTGGTTCCGCTACTCGGCGACGAGCGGTGAGCAGCCGCTGTTGTGGATGGGCGGTGTCGGCACCGGCCAGCCGCAGGTGTGGCTGCGCGGCGAGCCCGCGAACAACCGCGTCACGGGCCTCATCACCACCCGCGACGGCGGCAGCCCGCCCCGCTCGGTGTCCCTGAGCACCGAGGGCGCCCACAACGACGGCCAGTGGCACCACATCGCCCTGCGCCGCGGCGGCGGGGAGCTGTCCCTGTTCCTCGACGGCAAGCGTCTGTCCCGGCCCGACATCCCGGGCAGCGTCAGCCGCAACTCGCCGTTCGGCGTGCACATCGGGCAGCGCATGGACAGCCGGGCCCACTTCACCGGCGCCATCGACCAAGTGGGCGTGTTCGAGCGGGCGCTGAGCGACGAGGAGGTGACGCGGCTCGGCTCCGACCGGGCCCCGTCCGCCGCTGTGAGGTGGAACACCGTGGCCTGGCTGCCCATGGACCGGGTGCGTCCGGGGAACTAG
- a CDS encoding bile acid:sodium symporter family protein, with amino-acid sequence MKRPSWPSWMPIDPYIAALLGTVGLAALLPARGTAADVASGVSTAAVALLFFLYGARLSTREAMDGLRHWRLHLTVLLCTFAAFPLLGLAAKGLVPYVLTPALYSGLLFLTLVPSTIQSSIAFTSMARGNVPAAICAGSFSSLAGIVLTPLLAAWLLGNSAGGFSADSLLKIVLQLLVPFLAGQSLRRWVGSFIARNKKVLSFVDRGSILLVVYTAFSQGMVEGVWNQITPARLGALLGVEAVLLAVMLSLTWYGAKRLGFGRADRIAIQFAGSKKSLAAGLPMASVLFGAQASLAVLPLMLFHQMQLMVGAVIAKRRSHDPEAVEARAVDAGAGPVSSRAGSAATRTAAGTAPRSG; translated from the coding sequence GTGAAACGCCCGTCCTGGCCGTCCTGGATGCCGATCGACCCGTACATCGCGGCACTGCTCGGCACCGTGGGACTCGCCGCGCTCCTGCCCGCCCGCGGCACCGCCGCCGACGTCGCCTCGGGCGTCTCGACCGCCGCCGTCGCGCTGCTGTTCTTCCTGTACGGAGCCCGGCTCTCCACCCGTGAGGCGATGGACGGCCTGCGCCACTGGCGGCTCCACCTCACCGTGCTGCTCTGCACGTTCGCGGCCTTCCCGCTGCTCGGCCTGGCCGCCAAGGGCCTGGTCCCGTACGTCCTGACGCCCGCGCTCTACAGCGGCCTGCTGTTCCTGACGCTGGTGCCCTCGACGATCCAGTCGTCCATCGCGTTCACGTCGATGGCACGCGGCAACGTCCCCGCGGCCATCTGCGCGGGCTCGTTCTCCTCGCTCGCCGGCATCGTGCTCACGCCCCTGCTCGCGGCCTGGCTGCTCGGGAACAGCGCGGGCGGGTTCTCCGCGGACTCGCTCCTGAAGATCGTGCTGCAACTGCTCGTGCCGTTCCTCGCGGGTCAGTCGCTGCGCCGCTGGGTGGGCTCCTTCATCGCCCGCAACAAGAAGGTGCTCTCCTTCGTCGACCGCGGCTCGATCCTGCTCGTCGTCTACACCGCGTTCAGCCAGGGCATGGTCGAGGGCGTCTGGAACCAGATCACCCCGGCCCGGCTCGGCGCGCTGCTCGGTGTCGAGGCGGTCCTGCTCGCCGTGATGCTCTCGCTGACCTGGTACGGCGCGAAGAGGCTCGGGTTCGGGCGGGCCGACCGGATCGCGATCCAGTTCGCGGGGTCGAAGAAGTCCCTGGCCGCCGGGCTGCCCATGGCCAGCGTGCTGTTCGGCGCCCAGGCCTCGCTCGCGGTCCTGCCGCTGATGCTCTTCCACCAGATGCAGCTCATGGTCGGCGCGGTGATCGCCAAGCGCCGCTCCCACGACCCGGAGGCCGTCGAGGCGCGCGCCGTGGACGCCGGGGCCGGGCCGGTCAGCTCTCGCGCTGGAAGCGCAGCGACACGAACCGCGGCCGGTACAGCTCCACGTTCCGGTTGA
- a CDS encoding LysR substrate-binding domain-containing protein, whose translation MYDPVQLRTFLAVAQTLSFTQAARRLGLRQSTVSQHVRRLEDATGRPLFTRDTHSVELTEAGEAMLGFARRILEAHERAAAYFTGARPGGRLRFGASEDFVLTRLTDILESFRRGHPEVDLELTVELSGTLHERLDAGKLDLVLAKRRPGDPRGELVWHDDLVWIGAPRLRLDPGLPVPLIVYPPPGITRALALESLERSGRPWRVACTSGSLNGLVAAARAGLGVMAHSRGLIPQGLTRLPDRAGLPELGAVDFVLRHGERGAAARGAADALAAAILAGGTLRTRPSGPGGTSAA comes from the coding sequence GTGTACGACCCCGTTCAGCTGCGTACGTTCCTCGCGGTGGCCCAGACGCTCAGCTTCACGCAGGCCGCGCGCCGTCTCGGCCTGCGCCAGTCGACGGTGAGCCAGCACGTGCGGCGCCTGGAGGACGCGACGGGGCGGCCGCTGTTCACGCGGGACACCCACAGCGTGGAGCTGACGGAGGCCGGTGAGGCGATGCTCGGCTTCGCCCGCCGCATCCTGGAGGCACACGAGCGGGCCGCCGCGTACTTCACCGGGGCGCGCCCCGGCGGGCGGCTGCGCTTCGGCGCGTCGGAGGACTTCGTCCTGACCCGGCTCACCGACATCCTGGAGTCCTTCCGGCGCGGGCACCCGGAGGTCGACCTGGAGCTGACCGTCGAACTGTCCGGCACGCTGCACGAGCGCCTCGACGCGGGCAAGCTCGACCTGGTCCTCGCCAAGCGCCGCCCCGGTGACCCGCGCGGCGAACTGGTCTGGCACGACGACCTGGTGTGGATCGGCGCGCCCCGGCTCCGCCTCGACCCCGGCCTGCCGGTGCCCCTCATCGTGTACCCGCCACCGGGCATCACCCGCGCTCTCGCCCTGGAGTCCCTGGAGCGCAGCGGCCGCCCCTGGCGCGTGGCCTGCACCAGCGGCAGCCTCAACGGCCTGGTGGCGGCGGCCCGCGCGGGCCTCGGCGTGATGGCCCACTCCCGCGGCCTGATCCCCCAGGGCCTGACCCGGCTCCCGGACCGGGCGGGCCTGCCCGAGCTGGGCGCGGTGGACTTCGTGCTGCGGCACGGCGAGCGGGGAGCGGCTGCGCGGGGGGCGGCGGACGCGTTGGCGGCGGCGATCCTGGCGGGCGGGACGTTGCGGACCAGGCCTAGCGGCCCGGGCGGTACGTCAGCTGCTTGA
- a CDS encoding Lrp/AsnC family transcriptional regulator encodes MESHTPGSVDELDLKLLQALETDGRASFSKIAKVLGVSDQTIARRYRRLTADGGLRVVGMRNAERLGRDHWILRLRCAPDGATTIANALARRPDTFWVGLTSGGTEVVCLTRPRTPGDREDLLLGKLPRTPSIVEIRAHQLLHSFFGGPRGWLGKLAPLTEEQRAALTPDHPRPGRGPARIAPQDEALVKALEADGRATCPQLQRATGLSESAVKRRLAALLDSGGVFVDIEYSPEMLGFHTAAILWITAAPGALHSVGEALAGHFEIAFASATAGPSNLVATAVAPDTAGLYGYISGRLGQLDGVQHVETAPFLRRVKQLTYRPGR; translated from the coding sequence ATGGAAAGCCACACCCCGGGCTCCGTGGACGAGCTGGACCTGAAGCTGCTCCAGGCCCTGGAGACCGACGGCCGGGCGTCCTTCAGCAAGATCGCGAAGGTGCTCGGCGTCTCCGACCAGACCATCGCCCGCCGCTACCGGCGGCTGACCGCCGACGGCGGCCTGCGCGTGGTCGGCATGCGCAACGCCGAACGCCTGGGCCGCGACCACTGGATCCTGCGCCTGCGCTGCGCCCCCGACGGCGCCACCACCATCGCGAACGCGCTGGCCCGGCGCCCGGACACCTTCTGGGTGGGCCTGACCTCCGGCGGCACCGAGGTGGTCTGCCTGACCCGGCCGCGTACCCCCGGCGACCGCGAGGACCTGCTGCTCGGCAAGTTGCCGCGCACCCCGAGCATCGTCGAGATCCGCGCGCACCAGCTCCTGCACAGCTTCTTCGGGGGCCCGCGCGGCTGGCTCGGCAAGCTCGCGCCGCTGACCGAGGAGCAGCGCGCCGCCCTCACCCCGGACCACCCACGGCCCGGCCGGGGCCCGGCGCGCATCGCACCGCAGGACGAAGCCCTGGTGAAGGCCCTCGAAGCGGACGGGCGCGCCACCTGTCCCCAACTCCAGCGCGCCACCGGCCTGTCCGAGTCGGCCGTGAAGCGGCGGCTCGCGGCGCTCCTGGACTCGGGAGGTGTCTTTGTCGACATCGAGTACAGCCCGGAGATGCTGGGCTTCCACACGGCCGCGATCCTGTGGATCACCGCAGCGCCCGGCGCGCTGCACTCCGTGGGGGAGGCGCTCGCCGGTCACTTCGAGATCGCCTTCGCCTCGGCGACGGCGGGACCCTCGAACCTGGTCGCGACAGCCGTCGCCCCTGACACGGCGGGTCTCTACGGCTACATCAGCGGCAGGCTGGGGCAGTTGGACGGCGTCCAGCACGTGGAGACGGCGCCGTTCCTGCGCCGCGTCAAGCAGCTGACGTACCGCCCGGGCCGCTAG
- a CDS encoding MFS transporter, which produces MRAWGPLTAVCLGTFMLLLDVTIVVVALPDMARALDASLSDLQWVIDGYALALAALLLGVGAAADVLGHRRTQVAGTVVFALASLGCGLASNAEVLVAARAVQGLGAAAMFATTLPLLGAAYQGKRRSMALGVWGAVSGGAAALGPVFGGLLTEGPGWRWIFFVNLPVSVAAVWLTLRMVPESARSKGSATRRVDWAGTVTFALFAGALTFGAVRASAEGWTSARTGATFAVAALALIAFVAVERRVAHPLIDLRLLRKPAFTGVLIGAIGYNAAAFGVIPYLSIWLQTVLGMSPVRGSLVLLPLAATSFVVAALGGRLLHGAPARYVIGCGLLLIGAGGLAMAVLDAGSSWRALVPGLTLAGIGTGLVSPGLAGAALAAVPQRNAGMAGGAVNTFRQLGYALGVAVFGTVLTSRMGDAIGQDAAHTAAGGGASALTGRVAAHDVREAFAAGLNGASLTAGAVGVAAGLAVLLMVRTKPGRPAGQALSAAAEPAPVKQLQG; this is translated from the coding sequence ATGCGCGCATGGGGGCCGCTGACCGCGGTGTGCCTGGGCACATTCATGCTGTTGCTGGACGTGACGATCGTGGTGGTGGCGCTGCCCGACATGGCGCGGGCGCTCGACGCGTCGCTGAGCGATCTGCAGTGGGTCATCGACGGCTACGCGCTCGCGCTCGCCGCGCTGCTGCTCGGCGTCGGCGCCGCCGCCGACGTCCTGGGGCACCGACGGACACAGGTCGCGGGCACCGTCGTGTTCGCCCTCGCCTCGCTGGGCTGCGGGCTGGCGTCGAACGCGGAGGTCCTGGTGGCGGCGCGGGCCGTGCAGGGGCTCGGCGCCGCGGCGATGTTCGCGACGACGCTGCCGCTGCTCGGGGCCGCCTACCAGGGCAAGCGGCGCTCGATGGCGCTCGGCGTGTGGGGCGCGGTCAGCGGCGGTGCCGCAGCGCTCGGGCCGGTCTTCGGCGGGCTGCTCACGGAGGGCCCCGGCTGGCGGTGGATCTTCTTCGTGAACCTGCCGGTGAGCGTGGCCGCGGTGTGGCTGACCCTGCGGATGGTGCCGGAGTCGGCCCGGTCGAAGGGGTCCGCGACTCGCCGCGTGGACTGGGCGGGCACGGTGACCTTCGCGCTGTTCGCGGGGGCGCTCACGTTCGGGGCGGTGCGGGCCTCCGCCGAGGGCTGGACGTCGGCGCGCACCGGTGCGACCTTCGCGGTGGCGGCGCTCGCGCTGATCGCGTTCGTGGCCGTCGAGCGCCGCGTCGCGCACCCGCTGATCGACCTGCGGCTGCTGCGCAAGCCCGCGTTCACGGGCGTCCTGATCGGCGCGATCGGCTACAACGCGGCGGCGTTCGGCGTCATCCCCTACCTCTCGATCTGGCTGCAGACGGTGCTCGGCATGAGCCCGGTGCGCGGCAGCCTGGTCCTGCTCCCGCTCGCTGCCACGTCGTTCGTGGTGGCGGCCCTCGGCGGCCGGCTGCTGCACGGCGCGCCCGCGCGGTACGTCATCGGCTGCGGGCTGCTTCTGATCGGCGCGGGCGGCCTGGCGATGGCCGTGCTCGACGCCGGGTCGTCGTGGCGCGCCCTGGTGCCGGGGCTGACGCTGGCGGGCATCGGGACGGGCCTGGTCTCGCCGGGGCTCGCGGGGGCGGCGCTCGCCGCGGTGCCGCAGCGGAACGCGGGGATGGCCGGTGGCGCGGTGAACACGTTCCGGCAGCTCGGGTACGCCCTCGGCGTGGCGGTGTTCGGCACGGTCCTGACGTCCCGGATGGGGGACGCGATCGGGCAGGACGCGGCGCACACGGCCGCCGGGGGCGGCGCGTCCGCGCTGACCGGCCGGGTGGCCGCGCACGACGTACGGGAGGCCTTCGCCGCCGGGCTCAACGGGGCGTCCCTGACGGCCGGTGCGGTGGGGGTCGCGGCGGGCCTCGCGGTCCTCCTCATGGTCCGGACCAAACCCGGACGCCCCGCAGGTCAGGCCCTGTCGGCGGCCGCGGAGCCCGCTCCCGTGAAGCAGCTCCAGGGGTAA